A genomic stretch from Setaria viridis chromosome 1, Setaria_viridis_v4.0, whole genome shotgun sequence includes:
- the LOC117845378 gene encoding histone H3.3a, whose protein sequence is MARTKQTARKSSGGKAPRKQLARIFASARKTAPITGGVKKPRRYRPGTVAIREIRKYQKATELLIRKLPFQRLVREIAQLYKSDLRFQSHAVLALQEAAESYLVSLFEDTNLCAIHAKRVTIMPKDVHLATRIRGERP, encoded by the exons ATGGCTCGTACTAAGCAGACAGCTCGTAAGTCGAGCGGAGGAAAAGCCCCAAGAAAGCAACTTGCAAGGATATTT GCTTCGGCTCGTAAGACAGCTCCGATAACCGGAGGAGTGAAGAAGCCTCGCCGATACCGTCCAGGAACGGTAGCTATTCG TGAAATTCGCAAGTATCAAAAGGCCACTGAGCTGCTCATAAGGAAGCTGCCCTTCCAGAGGCTCGTTCGGGAGATTGCGCAGCTTTACAAG AGTGACCTGCGTTTCCAGAGCCATGCAGTGCTTGCTTTGCAGGAGGCAGCAGAATCATATCTTGTGAGTCTCTTTGAGGACACCAACTTATGTGCTATCCATGCCAAGCGTGTGACAATCATGCCCAAAGATGTTCATCTGGCTACAAGGATCCGTGGCGAGAGGCCTTAA